The DNA window ATCCGCACTGCGGACGACGGCGAGCAGGGCCTGAAGACCGTCTTCGACTGGCATCCGCACCTGATCATCACCGACATGCTGATGCCGAAGCTCGACGGCTTCGACTTCTGCCGCTGGCTGCGGGCCGAGCCGCGCTTCAAGGCCATCCCGGTCATCGTTCAGACGGTGCTGGACGCACCGGAATTGCGCGGCGACATTTTCGACGCCGGCGCGACCGATCTCATCGTCAAGCCCATCAACGGCCGCGAACTCCTGAGCCGCGTCCGCGTGCATCTGGAGCGCCGGCGTCTGATCGACCACCTGTCCGACTATCAGAACCGCCTCAACGAGGAACTGCGCGCGGCCCGCGACATGCAGTGCCAGCTCATGCCGGCGGCGGAGGATATCGCCGAGCTTTGCCGGAAATACCCGATCGAGGTCGCGAGCATGTGCGAGCCCTCGTCCCTCGTCAGCGGCGACCTTTGGGGGATCGACCAGCTGTCGCCGACGGCCCTGCGCATCTGGACGGCCGATTTCACGGGCCACGGCATCTATTCGGCCCTCAACACCTTCCGCCTCCACACCTATCTGAAGGCCGGCAACGCCAGTGCCTACGATCCCGGCGAGTGGCTCGGCGAGGTGAACGCCTTCCTGTGCAAGGTGCTGCCCGTCGGCCAGTTCGCCACGATGCTCTGCACGGTGATCGATTTCTCCGCCGGCTCGCTCGCCGTTGCATCCGCCGCCGCGCCCTATCCGATCCATTCGGAAGGGGATGATTTCCGTCTTCTGCCGCTCGACGGCCTGCCGCTCGGCATTCTCCCGAGCGCCTCCTACGAAACATCGACGTTTCCCTTCGGCAGCGGCGCGACCCTCTTCGCCTATTCCGACGCGCTGATCGAAACGCCCGAAGCGGATGCCCCGGCATTGCCGCCCGAAAAGGTCGCGGACTTCATGGCGGCGAACCGGTCTCGCCCGCTGGAGGCCATCCGATCCGAACTGGTCGAGAGGCTCGATGCTGCGGCACCGGCGGGTCTCACCGACGATCTGACCATGATCCTCATCCGTCATCTGGGGGCGCCGCAATGACCGGTCAACGCAACGACAAGCGCGCCGACGCCGAGCAGTCGATCCGCGACTATCTGGCCAGCAACAAGCCGGCAACGGGCCGCCTCGTGATGGGTGTCTTCGAGATCCGCACGCTCGCGGAGGCCGAGCATCTGTCGACCCTGCTGGCGGCCAACTGTCCGGACCCCGACAAGGTCGTATCGGGGGTTTGGGAGCTTCTGTCCAACGCCATCGAGCACGGCAATCTCGGCATCGATTTCGAGACGAAGACGAAACTGCTGCTCGAAAACCGCTTTGACGAAGAGATCGGGAAGCGGCTGGCCGATCCCCGCTTTGCCCACAGGGTTGCCAGGGTCGAATTCCGGCACGGCCGTTCGCGCATCCGGCTGACGGTCGAGGACGAAGGCGAGGGCTTCGACTACAAGTCCTTCCTCGACGCCGAGTTTTCGCTCGACCGGCCGAACGGACGAGGCATCGCCATCGCCTCGCGCTTCTGCTTCGACAGGATGACCTACCGGGGGCGGGGCAATCGCGTCGACGCATTCCTCGATCTTCCACGCCGCAAGAGGGCCCCCGGACTGCACACGGCGGGAATGCCGGCGCCGTCTGAAAGCGGCGGCCAGAAGAGCCTCGAAGAGAGCCTCCCGCCAGTTGCCGGAGGCTGAAAACGACAGCGCCGCCCGCCGGTGGTCCGGCGGACGGCGCCTGCTGGTCCGGAACGGTGCCGCTCAGATGTGGATGGCGCGCTTCTCGACGGCGAGCGCTGCTTCCTTCACCGCCTCCGACATCGTCGGGTGGGCGTGACAGGTGCGCGCCAGATCCTCCGAAGACCCGCCGAATTCCATCAGCACGGCGGCCTCGTGGATCATTTCGCCGGCGCCCGCGCCGAGGATATGGACGCCGAGCACCCGGTCCGTTGCCGCATCGGCCAGCACCTTGACGAAACCGTCGGTCTTGAGCGATGCGCGGGCGCGGCCGTTGGCCGTGAACGGGAACTTGCCGATGTTG is part of the Hartmannibacter diazotrophicus genome and encodes:
- a CDS encoding PP2C family protein-serine/threonine phosphatase; amino-acid sequence: MLIVSEFDDDDRLATPLGIADPEQALDGLVDARILIVDDNRVSRSVVEINLVRAGYTNIRTADDGEQGLKTVFDWHPHLIITDMLMPKLDGFDFCRWLRAEPRFKAIPVIVQTVLDAPELRGDIFDAGATDLIVKPINGRELLSRVRVHLERRRLIDHLSDYQNRLNEELRAARDMQCQLMPAAEDIAELCRKYPIEVASMCEPSSLVSGDLWGIDQLSPTALRIWTADFTGHGIYSALNTFRLHTYLKAGNASAYDPGEWLGEVNAFLCKVLPVGQFATMLCTVIDFSAGSLAVASAAAPYPIHSEGDDFRLLPLDGLPLGILPSASYETSTFPFGSGATLFAYSDALIETPEADAPALPPEKVADFMAANRSRPLEAIRSELVERLDAAAPAGLTDDLTMILIRHLGAPQ
- a CDS encoding ATP-binding protein, which codes for MTGQRNDKRADAEQSIRDYLASNKPATGRLVMGVFEIRTLAEAEHLSTLLAANCPDPDKVVSGVWELLSNAIEHGNLGIDFETKTKLLLENRFDEEIGKRLADPRFAHRVARVEFRHGRSRIRLTVEDEGEGFDYKSFLDAEFSLDRPNGRGIAIASRFCFDRMTYRGRGNRVDAFLDLPRRKRAPGLHTAGMPAPSESGGQKSLEESLPPVAGG